A genome region from Lucilia cuprina isolate Lc7/37 chromosome 3, ASM2204524v1, whole genome shotgun sequence includes the following:
- the LOC111688300 gene encoding circadian clock-controlled protein daywake-like, translating into MLTTHNRQFILLATFIAVLIPLNKCFELPFLQSCTYEDEKCHIEQVNKFFEMYGNGIEELDIPTLSPMHLGDITIKGNNNDNFNLQLFMENVDLYKFPVVKCQSIKGFSKEGKAMRVVLKMFSPQLIIKAHCRVKGKLLLFNVAGDTDLNIDIKNVTTTMKARCSPFVKDGVTYYKAEELKPKLDIGSLSTSFKNSTLFNGEEIFMETFADTINENWEVLRDEIEPHLNDAVARVSIGTLNKILATMPFDKYFKKSE; encoded by the exons ATGTTAACGACACACAAtcgacaatttattttattggcaACGTTTATTGCCGTATTAATTCCGCTGaataaatgttttgaattac ccTTCCTACAATCCTGCACATATGAGGATGAAAAATGTCACATAGAACAAGTgaataaattctttgaaatgtATGGCAATGGCATTGAAGAATTGGATATACCCACCTTAAGTCCCATGCATTTAGGTGATATTACCATTAAAGGCAATAACAATGATAATTTCAATTTACAATTGTTTATGGAAAATGTGGATTTATATAAGTTTCCCGTTGTAAAATGTCAAAGTATTAAAGGTTTCTCCAAAGAGGGTAAAGCAATGCGtgtagttttaaaaatgttctcacCTCAACTTATCATCAAGGCCCATTGTCGGGTAAAGGGTAaactattactttttaatgtagCCGGTGATACGGATTTGaatattgatattaaaaatgttaccACTACCATGAAGGCAAGATGTTCGCCTTTCGTGAAAGATGGTGTGACTTACTATAAGGCGGAAGAGTTGAAACCTAAATTGGATATTGGAAG tcTTTCCACCTCTTTTAAAAATTCCACATTATTTAATGGTGAAGAAATCTTTATGGAAACTTTTGCCGATACTATCAATGAAAATTGGGAAGTTTTACGTGATGAAATTGAACCTCATTTGAATGATGCTGTTGCAAGAGTATCTATTGGTACTCTTAATAAGATTTTAGCCACCATGCCTTTTGATAAGTATTTCAAGAAGTCTGAATAG